The Gadus macrocephalus chromosome 21, ASM3116895v1 genome has a segment encoding these proteins:
- the ism2b gene encoding isthmin-2, producing the protein MRQLAGRFGKVLMIWLLLVASVVTGFPTRHKNVAHRLHHNGLSLETQAAVQKDEVQNMAQEPEEHNQVQSILPEIHGLKRRGSLSPHRSVGVLPQPEPEEETKPFILDLKNFPDLANADISSQNPNIQVTIEVVDEPQMEVEMDLSKDKDWQPPSAPSSTIDWLGGKKLFWPLFWGYTDADSSEDSTGRSGLDDIGEEEEEMEEEEEEDYSLDYGSEEPLPSGVGGDWDSRWNEGWDPMQSYYEKETEDWSAWTPCSVTCGQGERKRTKSCGYSCTLTEASRCDQELCPDDVNTLVEPFPFEMENGTEPFGTDVDTCEKWLSCKSDFLQRYLHQVLSELPGCPCSYPPAAAYAVVSLHDEARGRPFRWRDASGPAERLDVYKPSARSCLRSALSGDSSTLAAQQCCYDERGRLLTRGKGAGTPNLVSTEFSPELHFKVDVLPWILCRGDWSRFHAVRPPNRGLACPENPHQDVFLNELEEAREY; encoded by the exons ATGCGTCAACTTGCCGGGAGATTTGGAAAGGTCTTGATGATTTGGCTTCTACTTGTCGCTAGTGTTGTGACGGGCTTCCCCACCAGACACAAGAACGTTGCCCACAGACTGCACCACAACGGCCTGTCTCTGGAG ACCCAGGCTGCTGTCCAGAAGGATGAGGTTCAGAACATGGCACAGGAACCGGAGGAGCATAACCAGGTCCAGAGTATCCTGCCCGAGATCCACGGGCTCAAGAGGAGGGGCTCCCTATCACCGCATCGCTCGGTGGGGGTCCTGCCCCAGCCGGAACCAGAAGAAGAGACCAAACCCTTCATCCTGGACCTCAAGAACTTCCCAGACCTGGCCAACGCTGACATCAGCTCTCAGAACCCCAATATACAG GTGACCATCGAAGTGGTGGATGAGCCccagatggaggtggagatggaccTGTCCAAGGATAAGGACTGGCAGCCGCCCTCTGCCCCGTCCTCCACCATCGACTGGCTGGGTGGGAAGAAGCTCTTCTGGCCTCTCTTCTGGGGATACACCGATGCCGACTCCAGCGAGGACAGCACTGGCCGCTCGGGTCTGGACGACatcggagaggaggaggaggagatggaagaggaggaggaagaagactaCTCCTTGGACTATGGCAGTGAGGAGCCCCTTCCCAGTGGCGTAGGAGGGGACTGGGATAGCCGCTGGAACGAGGGCTGGGATCCAATGCAGAGCTACTATG agaaggagacagaggatTGGTCTGCCTGGACCCCCTGCTCGGTGACCTGTGGCCAAGGAGAACGCAAGAGAACCAAGTCGTGTGGCTACTCCTGCACCCTGACCGAGGCCTCCAGATGTGACCAGGAACTTTGTCCTG ATGATGTCAACACATTGGTGGAGCCCTTCCCCTTTGAGATGGAGAACGGCACAGAACCCTTCGGGACAG ACGTGGACACCTGCGAGAAGTGGCTGAGCTGCAAGAGCGACTTCCTCCAGCGGTACCTGCACCAGGTGCTGTCCGAGCTGCCCGGCTGCCCCTGCTCCTACCCGCCGGCGGCGGCCTACGCGGTGGTCAGCCTCCACGACGAGGCCCGCGGCCGGCCCTTCCGGTGGCGCGACGCCAGCGGGCCCGCCGAGCGCCTGGACGTGTACAAGCCGTCGGCGCGCTCCTGCCTCCGCTCCGCGCTCTCCGGCGACTCCTCCACGCTGGCGGCGCAGCAGTGCTGCTACGACGAGCGCGGGCGGCTGCTCACGCGGGGGAAGGGCGCCGGCACGCCCAACCTGGTCAGCACCGAGTTCTCCCCCGAGCTGCACTTCAAGGTGGACGTGCTGCCCTGGATCCTCTGCCGGGGGGACTGGAGCCGCTTCCACGCCGTGCGGCCGCCCAACCGCGGGCTGGCGTGCCCCGAGAACCCTCACCAAGACGTGTTTCTGAAcgagctggaggaggccagggagtactga
- the sptlc2b gene encoding serine palmitoyltransferase 2b: MTSRPHTSEDTSVFQLPGAFCYRLNMTESSSNKLLNGDACQRSSKDKKSGKNGFVKNHCLFQQPQKYRRPREKNHNVVRNPSLYNKPFVESYEETPLLVAVLTYMGYGILTIFGYLRDFMRHWNIEKCSVARERDEQKDFVPLYQDFENFYTRNLYTRIRDNWNRPLCGVPGSKMDIVEQVSHDYNRTFQNTGKIMRDVINMGSYNYLGFAENVGQCADAAIQVTEKYGSGVCGTRCEMGNLDIHQEMEELVARFLGVESALTFGMGFATNSMNIPALAGKGCLILSDELNHASLVLGARLSGSTIRVFKHNNMVSLEKLLRDAIVHGQPRTHRPWKKLLIVVEGIYSMEGSIVRLPEVIALKKRYKAFLYLDEAHSIGALGPNGKGVVDYFGLDPNDVDIMMGTFTKSFGAAGGYIGGKRELIQYLRSHSHSAVYATSMPPPVAQQIITSMTTIMGEDGTSLGADRLRQLSENTTYFRRKLREMGFIIYGNDDSPVVPMMLYMPAKIGAFGREMLKRNIGTVVVGFPATPIIESRARFCVSAAHTRETLDVALKAIGEVGDLLQLKYSRHQPTVTPGLGWMSEESYLQD; this comes from the exons ATGACTTCACGGCCACACACGAGTGAAGATACCTCCGTTTTCCAGTTGCCGGGCGCCTTCTGCTACCGCCTGAACATGACAGAAAGTTCCAGCAATAAGCTGCTGAATGGAGACGCCTGCCAACGGAGCTCAAAGGACAAGAAATCGGGTAAAAATGGCTTCGTGAAGAACCACTGCCTGTTTCAGCAGCCGCAAAAGTACCGCCGCCCGAGGGAAAAG AACCACAATGTGGTGCGGAACCCCAGCCTGTACAACAAGCCCTTCGTTGAATCCTATGAGGAGACCCCCCTGCTGGTGGCCGTGCTCACCTACATGGGCTATGGCATCCTCACCATCTTCGGATACCTGCGCGACTTCATGCGCCACTGGAACATCGAGAAGTGCAGCGTGGCGCGCGAGAGAGACGAGCAGAAG GACTTCGTTCCCCTGTACCAGGACTTTGAGAACTTCTACACGAGGAACCTGTACACGCGGATCCGGGACAACTGGAACCGGCCCCTCTGCGGCGTCCCCGGGTCCAAGATGGACATTGTGGAGCAGGTCTCCCACGACTACAACAGGACCTTCCA gAACACGGGTAAGATCATGAGGGACGTGATCAACATGGGCTCCTACAACTACCTGGGCTTTGCTGAGAACGTGGGCCAGTGTGCTGACGCAGCCATCCAAGTGACTGAAAAGTACGGATCCGGGGTCTGCGGCACCCGCTGTGAGATGG GGAACCTGGATATCCATCAGGAGATGGAGGAACTGGTGGCCCGGTTCCTGGGCGTGGAGTCTGCGCTGACCTTTGGCATGGGCTTCGCCACCAATTCCATGAACATTCCTGCACTTGCTGGAAAG GGCTGTCTGATCCTCAGTGACGAGCTGAACCATGCTTCCCTGGTGCTTGGCGCTCGTCTCTCGGGATCCACCATCCGGGTCTTCAAGCACAACA aCATGGTGAGCCTTGAGAAGCTCCTGAGGGATGCCATCGTTCACGGCCAGCCCAGGACACACCGACCCTGGAAGAAGCTCCTCATCGTGGTTGAGGGCATTTACAG CATGGAGGGCTCCATTGTGCGACTGCCGGAGGTGATCGCGCTCAAGAAGCGCTACAAGGCCTTCCTGTACCTGGACGAGGCCCACAGCAtcggggccctgggccccaatGGCAAGGGGGTGGTGGACTACTTTGGCCTGGACCCCAATGACGTCGACATCATGATGGGCACGTTCACCAAGAGCTTCGGGGCCGCGGGCGGCTACATCGGCGGCAAGAGG GAGCTGATCCAGTACCTGCGCAGCCACTCCCACAGCGCTGTCTACGCCACCTCCATGCCCCCGCCGGTCGCCCAGCAGATCATCACCTCAATGACCACCATCATGGGGGAGGACGGCACCTCGCTGG gCGCTGACCGGTTGAGGCAGCTGTCGGAGAACACCACTTACTTCCGCAGGAAACTGCGAGAGATGGGCTTCATCATCTACGGCAACGACGACTCCCCGGTGGTTCCCATGATGTTGTACATGCCCGCAAAGATAGG gGCGTTCGGCCGGGAGATGCTGAAGAGGAACATCGGCACGGTGGTGGTGGGCTTCCCCGCCACGCCCATCATCGAGTCACGGGCGCGCTTCTGCGTGTCGGCCGCCCACACCCGAGAGACGCTGGACGTG GCTCTGAAAGCCATTGGCGAGGTGGGCGACCTCCTCCAGCTCAAGTACTCCCGGCACCAGCCCACCGTGACCCCCGGCCTGGGCTGGATGTCGGAGGAGAGCTACCTGCAGGACTGA